TCCATGCTTTACATCGAATCTCAAAATATAAAGATAAAGAGGGAACCGAACCTAGATTAAATAAATTAGGTACTTCTGCATGGCAGAAGATGAAGAATAAAACCAAATCGAAAGTTAAGGATATTGCCAAAGATCTAATTGCTCTATATGCAGAGAGGAAGAAAGAACAAGGTTTTTCTTTTAGCGAAGACAACTATTTACAACAGGAGTTAGAAGCTTCATTTATTTATGAAGATACTCCCGACCAAAATAAAGCCACTCTTGTCGTTAAAGAGGATATGGAGAAACAGATTCCTATGGATCGTTTAGTCTGTGGAGATGTAGGATTCGGTAAAACAGAAGTAGCGATAAGAGCTGCCTTTAAGGCTGTTTGTGATAGCAAACAGGTTGCTGTATTAGTTCCTACTACCATCCTTGCTTTTCAACATTATAAGACTTTTCAACAACGATTAAAAGAGCTTCCATGTAATGTGGAGTATATCTCTCGTATGCGAAAACCTAAAGAGGTGAAGCATGTGTTGAAAGAGATGAAAGAGGGTAAAGTCGATATCGTTATTGGTACCCATAAATTAGTTGGAAAAGATATTGAATTTAAAGATCTTGGTCTTCTGATTATTGACGAAGAGCAAAAGTTTGGTGTTGCCGTAAAAGAAAAATTAAAGAAGCTTAAGGTGAATGTGGATACACTAACCTTAACAGCGACTCCAATACCTAGAACGCTACAATTCTCTTTGATGGGTGCTCGAGATCTTTCTGTGATCAACACGCCTCCGCCAAATCGTTATCCCATTCAGACTGAGGTTCATGGATTTAATGAAGAAATTATCAAAGAGTCCATAGAATATGAGTTGGAACGTGGAGGACAGGTTTTCTTTATCAATAATAGGGTGCAGAATATTCTCGAAGTGGAAGCAATGATCCAACGAGTATGTCCAGGAGTAAAGACTTTGGTTGGTCATGGTCAAATGGATGGGGCCACTTTAGAAAAAGTCATGTTGTCTTTTATTGCAGGAGACTATGATGTGCTTATTGCCACCACCATCATTGAGTCGGGGTTAGATATTCCTAATGCCAATACCATCATTATCAATCATGCCCATCAATTTGGTTTGAGTGAACTACACCAACTTCGTGGTAGAGTTGGCCGTTCAAATAAGAAAGCATTTTGTTATCTTTTAGCTCCCCCATTGTCTTCATTACCAAGTGAATCAAGACGTAGATTGGAGGCTATTGAAGAGTTCTCTGAACTAGGTAGTGGATTCAATATCGCGATGCAAGATTTAGATATTAGAGGAGCAGGAAATATGCTTGGAGGAGAACAGAGTGGTTTTATTGCTGATATTGGATTCGAAACTTACCAGCGAATACTAAATGAAGCAATCCAGGAGTTAAAGACCCAAGAGTTCAAAGAGATATTTGAGGATGAAAAAGAGAATGATCAAGCTGCTCGTAAAGCATTCATGAATGTATCTTATGTTCAGGATTGTCAGATCGAAACGGACATGGAACTTCTTTTCCCGAGTGACTATGTTGAGAACACTGCAGAGAGAATGATTCTCTATAATGAATTGGATAACTTAGAAGATGGTGAAGCCCTGACTGAATTTATAAAAAATACAGAAGATCGATTTGGAAAGATGCCTCAAGAAGCGATTGAGTTAACTAAAATTGTTCAGATGCGTTGGATCGCTGAGCGTACAGGTATTGAGAAGATACGTTTAAAGAAGAAAAGAATGATCATTGACTTTGTGTCAGATCCACAATCTTCATTTTACAGTTCAGAACAATTCTCACATGTGTTAAGTTGGTTACAGCATAATCCAGGTAAAGCGGGGATGAAGCAAGAGAAGGATTGTATTCGATTGACTTTTATAAAGATATTTGATGTTAATGATGCACTAGAAGCATTGAATTTATTGTCTGGTAATTCATGAACTTAATACCGTAAATAAGAGACGGATTAAAATAATAATAAAATGGAGTCACTACCGTATATCTTTTAAGATAGAAAGTAGTGACTCTTTTATTTTATTGAATAATAATTCTATGTTTTGTAATGGTATTGCCTGATTTTATCTTAACAAAATATACACCAGGAGTAAGATCCCGTACCGAAACTTGTCTTAACCCTTTTGATAGTCTCACTTGTTTCATTGTAATGCCCTCTATATTACAGATAGTAATTGTCGAAGATCCTTTTAAATGAACCGTAAATGATTCTTTTGTTGGATTAGGATAAATAACGTCCTTTTCTGAATTGTTTTGATCTATGTTCGTTGAGATTTTATCATTATCAATGACAACCGTGTAGTCTACAACCATCCCTTGGTATGTAATAGGATCGCATGCTTTTTTGTCTTTATTGCCATAATAGAGCATACATCTCATATGAGTTTGTGGTACTGCATCTGTTGGAATATTAATAGCACCACCATATGCAGAGGTTGTTCCTTGCATATAACAAGCTAGCTCTTCATCGGTAAATTTATTATCACCATTCCAGTCAATCCAAACTTTGACATAGGTACCTTCCCATTTTGGAGTAATATCTACGTAAACAATATTGGTTTCGTTGCGATTGAAATAGAAATCATTACTTGACATAATATATCCCTCTCTGTTGACATCAAAAGTTTGATTGTTAACTGAAACATTGATGATCTTTAGCCCTAAATATTTTGGCTCTACTTTCGGAATACAATAGTCATTGACTACTTTTTTAGTGACAGTAACCATATCATTTTTGGATACAGTGGAATTTTGATCCCCTGAGATGATGTCTGCTGTGACATTAAAAACCCCTTTGTGATTATATGTGACACGAGGTGGGGTGGTTCCGCTATAAGTGTATGGACTACCACCTTCGAAGGTCCAATTACATGAATTCACTACTTGGTTACTATTCAGTGAGAACTGTACCGAATTTCCCTCTTCAATATGGTAATTGTCAGCTACGATATCGACCTCTAGAGGTAATGTTGTTTCTCCTTCTCCAGCGTAAATTGGCGCGTTTGGCTTTTCATTATAACCATATGCCACAAGGTGGAAGCGTTCCCCATAGCCTTCCATCTTTCCTTTCAACCATCCGTAGTGTAATTGATCTTTAAGATAGAATTTAATCCCGATATACCCTTCGGTATTCCCCCATTTTGTATAGGAAGCATGGTATATATCTAATTGATCAGGATATTCACCTGGCTTTTGCCAATTTCTATCTTCAGAGACCACTTCACCCCTGTTTAGTCTTTGAATATTTCTTGAATCTTGTTCCGTAATACAAGCCTTATTGTAAGTCTCAAGCTTGATATGACTTTGCTTATACATCCAGTTTCCATAAGCAGGACCCTCTTCAAATAGATTAAACCATTTCCACTTATTACTACTATCAACGAGTATATCTGTTAATTCTCCAGTAATAATTCTATAAGGATCTATAAAATTCATGTGATAGACAATCTCTTCAGTATAGCTCTCCTCTCCTACGAAGGTGTTGGATTTTAGTTGAATGGTTATATCCCTATTGTCTTTCTTTTCATGTTTAATAGCTGTACCCATCCACTGAATCCATATATTTCCATCTATCACTTCAATTTTAGAAGTTAGGCCTGTTGGCACATCAGATATTTCGTAATCAGTAGTTGGTTGAAGTACTCTGTCTGAACCGATATCATATTTCGACAAGAATGTAATAGATGCTTTTGTAGAGACTGTTCCATTGTTCAAATCGCGATCCTCTTCAAAAGTATTCGTATCTTGACTATAGACTGGAAGCTGTGAATCTATTTGTCCTGCACGGATTCCTTTTGTTGGATCTGTATTAAGAGCATACTCTATTAATTCTGCTTGTGTACCAGCATTATTGATTGATACTTTCATCCAACCATAGAGGTTTTCGTTCATCTCGTTAGTCACAAAAAAACCTAAAAATGCTGTTTTCCCTTCCCAACTTCTATATTGTGATGTTATAAAATTATGCTCATTTGGATAATTCCCTCCTTCATTCCATGTTTCACTCACTTCATTAATCAACACACCTAGATTGAGTGGGGTAATATTTTCACTCTGTGATTCACAAAGAATATTTTTCTTATACGTCTCTAATCTAAGTTTTCCTTTTTCATACCAAAGACCATAGCTATTAGAGGTATTCTTAAGTGTAAAATACTCCCAAGGGTTATTTTCGTCAACCGAAATAGATAATTTATTGTGAATCATTCTGTATGGATCTCTAAATACTATAGGGATTCCAAAACCGCATTTCTCGGTGGTATTCGAAATAAGCGCTTCTCTTTTAATTTCGACCTCTATGGTAATATTATCTTCAGAGGAGTGTTTGATTGCCTTGCCTGAGAGAGAGATTTCGAAATGATTTTCATCAATCTTCTTTGTTTCGGGAACCAATCCTTGTGGAAGATTTTTAAACGTAATATTTGAACTATTCCATGGATCGGAAGTAAACTCATCTCCAATAATTTTGGCTGTAATAGTGGTTGAGAATGAACCTGTGTTTGTACTACTTTCATTAAAATTTTGCCCTTCCAAATCTACCAATGCATGTTTGGGATATAATACATTTTGGATATTTTCTTTACTCCATAAATTATTACGATGAGAAACTTTAGAGTGAAGTGCATGGTGCATTCTCTCTACTTGTCCTTTTGTAAATGCAATGGGACATTTTGCATAATCCATATAATTTTGAATCATATCTAACGATCCGCAGCTGTGATGGTCTAATTCACAACCTCCATAATAACCTGTACAGTTTGGAGTATCAGCAACTTCGTCGTCTTCATTACATGCAGACGTTTCGCCACAACTAAGCCAAGGACTCCATGTATGGTATAGGTTTAGAAAGTGTCCAATTTCATGAGTTAAGATGCGATGATATCCTTCTGTGGTTGCTCCAAAAGCCCATGAAGAGATAATAATACCATCAAGATCTGCATATTGCTCGTTGTCTGTCTGGTATGGTAGATATGCCCAAGCCGAACCATTCCCTCCATCAGAACTTCTTACAATCCAAATATTTAAATATTTTTCATGAGGCCAGCTGTTAATTCTTTTAACTTCAGGATGATCCCAGCTTCCATTAATTGTAAGAGGAGATACATCTCGCGTAATTCCCGTTGTATAATTGCCTAAAGGATCTACTTTTGCCAATCGAAACTCGATGTTTGGTATTCCTACAGAACCATTAAATCGATCCACAATCTGATTCATATCTTCATTAATTGCCGCATAATCCTTGTTGATAATTGAGAGGGCCTCCATGATTTTTTCATCAGAAATGTTCTCCACTCCATAGTCGTGAATTACGTGAAAAACAATCGGAATCACATATTTCCTATCTGCGTCTAAGTCTAGTTTTAAGGTCTTTTTCCCGTCAAACATGGATTGTTCCACTTTCTTAGAAAGTCCTGGATCTTTTGCTAGATGCTCCATAAATGCTCGATATTGATCGCTATTGGAGCAGTGCGATTTCTTTTTGGGTTGTGCAGTAGTTACTAAACTAATAGCAATCAAAAACACTAGAAAAGTAAAATTTTTCATATAGATAAATTTAGGTTGTTTAATTAAGTTATACATTTACAATAGGCGAGTTAGTGACTTTAATCATAAATACAAACATGGTTTATGTATTGAAATATTATGTTATCTTTTGATAACGTGTGTGTTAGGTGTTTATGTGGTGGTGTGTCGGATCGTTCTGTACTATTTGTGCCATTATTCATACTTGATAATGCGATGTTAAATATTGTTAAAACAGGTTTTGCGTATGACAAGGTACAAGAGGTGTGTGAAAATAAAATTTATCTCAAATTGAAGTGTTGAATGAGGCTACCTACTTAATGATATAATAGAACTGAAGTTTGCGTCCAAATAGAAAAAACTATGATGAGGTTCCAAGTTTTGTGAGTCGAAGGACTTTAAGTCACATTACAAATTAGGGTGGGGAATGATATCTCTAAATTTGTTTTAATCCCTCAAGAGAAGTCGAAATACAGAACTTCATGGACTCATATTAAATGGGTCCATGAAGAGGTGTTTTATTTGATTAATTTAGAGATCGTTTTGAATGCTGGTGCTTTGGCAGATTCTGTTAACTCAAATAGAATTGATTCAACAGTTGTTAGCATAATGCCTTCCATTTCAAATCGTTTGATTGCCATTTTTTTATTGATCTTTTTTCTTGAATCAATAGCATCGACTACCACGATGGGATTATATCCTGCATCTTTTAAATCTATTGCTGTTTGAAGAACACAGATATGAGACTCTATTCCCGTAATAATCACATTTTTTGCTTCGTTGGCATTTAGAAAACTCTGAAACATATCGTGTTTGAAACAGCTAAAGTCTGTCTTATCAAAGCTTTGGAATGCGCTTGTTTTCTCTACAATTTCTTGAACTGTTGTTCCTAGTCCTTGAGGATATTGTTGAGAAAAAATAGTGGGTATCTCCAATGCTTCTAAACCAGATATTACAATTTTATTGTTCTTAATCGTATCCTTTGCTTTTTGCATTACAGGAATCAACTTCTCCTGTAGGTCAATGATAAGTGCAACTGAATTGTCTTTTGTTATTTTCATAGTATTGATGGAAATTAAATCAGTTATTGTTTCTTTGATTGACGCTTAGATTTCTCTCCAAGATAACCTCCATGATGTCTTTTGGCATACTGTTCATTGGTGAAATTGATCTTCTTCATCATCAAATTAACCAAAATATCTCCAATAACTGTCATGGTCGTGGTCGAAGTGCTTGGTGTCAATCCTAATGGACATAACTCTTTTGGATTACCAGTAAGGAGAACAATATCTGCAACTTCTGCAAGATCGCTATCTGACTTTGATGTGATTACAATCAAAGGAAGCCCAGGATAAAGGTTTTCTGCTAAATGGACTAGTGCAACAATTTCACTAGTACGTCCTGAGTTTGATATAAGAAGAAGAACATCATTAGGTTGAATTACACCAAGATCTCCATGTTGCGCTTCACTTGGGTGAAGAAAGATAGACGGAGTTCCCGTAGAACAGAATGTCGTAGAAATATTCAAAGCAATCTGTCCTGCTTTTCCCATGCCACTGGTTACCAGTTTTCCACCAAGTTTTTGTACACGCTCTTCGATAATTAGAATGGCTTTTTCGAAGTCGTTGTCTTGTGGTATGTTTAATACTGCCTGTGCTTCACGTTGTAGTAAATCTGAAATGATATTTTTCACGTTATTACATGTATTATTATTGGTAACTATCTTATTTCCGAATTAAACACATATTCGTGCCTAATATCGTTTTGATTTTAGGCAAAAGTAAGTGAAAAAGAGTGTGTATGAAAAAGTTTATCTTATTTATTTGAGTATAAGATGAAATATTAGGAAAATAAAATGCCAAACAATCTTCATTAATTTGTACTTTTCACACTAATTATTTCTAAGTGATTAGAGACGAGTGAAACTATCAGATGATGGCGTTATTTTAAACTTATATAAATGGCATTTAGAGAATTAGCAGAGTTTGTTGATCTATTGGATCAAGAGGGTGAATTAATCAGAGTGAAAGAGTATGTAACTCCTGATATGGAGATTACGGAAATTGTGGACAGGTTCTCGAAAAGTAAGGGAGGGGGAAAGGCACTATTATTTGAAAATAATGGTACGGATTTCCCTATTCTTATCAATGCTATGGGATCTACCAAAAGAATGTCTATGGCTTTGGGATGTTTTACTCTTGATCAGGTGGGTGAGAGAATAGATAAAGTCTTCTCCGAACTAACCTCTCCTAAACTTAGCTGGATTGACAAGTTTAAAATGATTCCAACCCTAAAAAATGTATCCTCTTGGATGCCTAAACGTTCTAATAGTAGAGGGAGATGTCAAGAGAATATCTTTAAAGGTGATGACGTCGACCTTACGACGCTTCCTGTCTTAAGATGTTGGCCTGCCGATGGTGGCCCATTTATAACCCTTCCTTGTGTGGTTACGGAAGATCCAGATACCAACATACGGAATGTAGGAATGTATCGTATGCAAGTATTGGATAAGAATACTACTGGTATGCATTGGCATAAGCATAAGACTGGTGCTAGACACTACAATAGACATAAAGAATTAGGGACAAAAATGCCTGTATCTGTCGTATTAGGCGGAGATCCTTCTCTTATGTTTTCTGCGACGGCTCCTTTGCCAGATAATATTGACGAATATTTATTGGCTGGTTTCTTAAGAGATGAATCTGTAAACCTTGTTAAATGTATCACCAATGATCTATATGTCCCTGCAGATGCTGATATCATTATTGAAGGGTTTGTAGATCCTCAAGAAGAGCTTGTGTGGGAAGGACCATTCGGGGATCATACTGGATTCTACTCTTTGGCAGATTGGTACCCAAAATTTCATGTTACTTGTATTACGTATAAGGATCGTGCAATCTATCCTGCTACAATCGTAGGAATCCCACCGATGGAAGATGCATACATTCAGCGAGCATCGGAGAGAATATTCTTAGCTCCAATGAAATTGGTAATGGTTCCTGAAATATTGGATATGGATTTACCTCCAGCTGGGGTTGCCCACAATATTACTTTGGCACAAATCAATAAGACATTTTCTGGTCAAGCTCATAAAGTGGCATATAGTATGTGGGGAGCAGGGCAGATGATGTTTAATAAGGTGATGGTTATCACTGATGAGTCAGCTCCTAATGTTCATAGTTATAGACGAATGGCTCGAATAATATCTCAGAAAGTAGAAGTGTCTAGAGATATCTTTTTCTCTAGAGGGCCAATGGACGTACTTGATCACTCTTCTAATGCTTTTGCTTACGGCTCTAAAATGGGTGTCGATGCAACCGAAAAACTAGATGAAGAGTTACAAGGCTTTGATCACTGTGTGGCATTAGACAAAAAAGGAACTTTTGTGCAGCCAACTTCTATGCCTGAATATATTGTTAAGGTCAATGGAAGTCTAATTGAACAGGAGATATCTGTTATCATCATTTCTATTGACAAACGATCAAATATGGATCTAAATGATCTAAAGCAATATATTTTAAATGAAAAATCTTTCGCACTAGCCAAATTCATTGTCATTGTAGATCGTGGAGTTTGTATTGATGATTATGATTTTGTTAGTTGGTACTGTTCTGGCAATATCGATCCAATAAGAGATTGTTCTATTCATGAACCAATGGTTCCTAATGCACCTAGTCGAATGATTATTGATGGAACTAGAAAGACTTCATTACATGATAATTTTAAACGATTGTGGCCAAATCCAGTAGTTTCTGATGATGAGATGATTGAACAAATTGATATGAGATGGGAAAGTTTAGAGTTAGGCCCTTTTGTCTCTTCTCCATCACGAAAGTATAAATCTCTGATGAGAGGATCTGGTGCGGTTGCTGAAGATATATAAACTGAACAAAAACCATACTTAATTGAAATCACTATGTGGCATTCTACGAAAATCTATTTGTTTGTTGTACTATCACTTTGGTGTTCTTTATTCGCGAAAGCAGATCGTCCAAAGAACTTCCCATCCACGAGCATTTGGACCTCGGTGTGGGATACTGAAGTGAATGATGTCGCTTTTAAAAAAGTTGGAAATAAACTACAAGAAAATCTCACTGTTGAGGAACTAGTTCTTATTTTGAATAAAACATTGTTTCTTGATATTGAGGTGGTGGGATTAGAATCCGAGACATTAAAAATTAAAATTAATGACTCCGAAACACTCACAGAACATATGGGATCTAGTGGAGCAAAGACTTGTTTGGGTATTATTACTTTTACTTTGACAGAAAATTCACAAGTGAAGATGGTAGATATGGACTTCGAATATGGATCGCACGCTTCCCCTGGTGTATATTCTAGAATAAATTTTATTCAAGCTTTTTAAAATCGATTTATTCAAGCTGCTTGGTTATGAATCCGAACAAGCAGCTTGATCTATTGTATAAGATTTTGGGTGGAAACCATACAATGATTCCACTCTTTCATATTCTTTTAGAATCCTATCATACAAGAATAATCTTATCTATATATTGGTTATTTCTAAAGGGATCTGTTTTGATTTGGATGTTAGATTTGTTGCACTTTATCTATTGTATTAAAAATCCAATGGTAAGCTCTCCAAGAAAACCAATAGGTTCTTGTGTCGTAATATTTAGATCTGTATGATGCCACCATTGCTTACACCCTCCTGCTTTTCCTTCTAGGTAAAACCAATTGAAAGTACGTCGTATTCCCCATTGTAGTTTGCAATCAAATCCAATAGGATTCGTATTGTATAAATATTTGCTTTTTGTAATGTTTCTGTGTGTATAACCTATGCTCGCGATCAAAAAGCTCGCACTATTTCCCTTTATATTTCTGCCTCTTGATTCTCTTCTAAGAATGTTGTAATAGTATCGATACCCTATATCTATAGAGGGTTTAATATATGTATCACTGCCTACCCAAGAAAAATATCCTGTTGCTGTAAGGTCTAATGTTCCTTTGGTTCCTAACTTCTTTTCGTATCCAATACCTGGGGTAAGAAGGTTTATTTTAAACTGATCCATGGTTCCTCCTTCTTGCGCTTTGATGGTAAAAGAGGTAATCATCATAATGAATGCAATGAGTGTAAATATTTTCATAGTATAGTTTATTGACTCAATTTATTGTAATAAATGTTTTTAAAAGTTAAATAGATTAAAACAAATAATATGCCAAAAATCACGTTTTAGCTATATTTATGTAAAAGTGCATTCATTACATCCTTCCTATTATACACTCTTTCTCTCTTCTATTTTTTTGTGCAATCTATCTGAGATCTTCTATCTTGACTTTTATATCATATAGTCTTCTTCTGAAATCGTAGATAATGATTTTTAATTGCTCGTACAATCTTTGTCTATTGATCCTACTTTAAGCCTTACTTTGGATACCTTTCCTTTACCCTTCCTTTACCCTTTGGTTACCCTTTCTCCATCGATTGGGTAAACGAACCCTAACCAATGTGTATCGTATATGTAGCCAAAGATAGAATGAGGTCCCTATTATTAAAGGTTTGAAGGATTGTATCTATTGAGAATGAAGACACTGTCATGACTTTGTCAATGAACAGGATCTTACACAATTACTGTTAATTAATGATATTTTATGTACATTTATTGATGGTGTACCAATTAGATGGGAACTGACCTAATGTCTTTGGATGGAACTAGAATGTGTCTATACATCGATTGATTCGATGGAATAGACTCTATTGACCTTCTTAACTTATGGTATATGCGACCTGATTTTGAAATACAATATGGTGATTTGTATCCATTAAATTTGTGTTGGATTATCTTCTTGTTGCAATTCGTTATCATTTAGTTTATTCCGTTTATGAACTAGGTGTTAGAACTTACAAAATAAAATTATTATGAAAAAATTATTATTCGTTACCTTTTTCTTTATGATTGGTCATGTTTATTCTCAAACGATAGATGGAGATGTAAGTAGTCTGAGTTTTCAATTAATTGAGAAGAAGATTATTGATACGGCTAAAGTGGACATCTTTTATACTTTAGATTTCCGTAAAAATCCCAATAAACCTGATAAAATTAGTCATGCACAGACTTTTCTGCAAGTTGGTAACCATTGTAGATGTTTTAAGGACTATAATGAATTTCTTTCGGACTCTGTGAATGATGATTGTGCCGTAAAATCCCTGAGTGCGATGGAGGGAATGATGAAATACATGTCTGCTTTGAAGAGACGTAACTATTACAAAACGATTCTTTATGGTGTTCAGGAAGACCAATTAGTACGGAGACATAATATTTATCCTACGATCTATGAATATAGCGATAGTATTCCCACGTTTGAATGGGTAATTACAGAAAAGGATAGTGTCATTCTTGATTACAAATGTACAATGGCAACATGTCATTATCGAGGACGTGATTACGAAGCGTGGTTTGCAGAGGATATTTCCATGCCATATGGTCCGGATGTCTTTGGTGGCCTACCTGGATTAATTATGGATGTTCATGATACGCAATTTCATTATCATTTTCGATTAAATGGATTATATCCAGTCGAGCATCTTCAATTGATATATAAAAGAGATGGAGAGAAAGTGGTTTCTTCCACAAGATCCCGTTGTCGAAAGATTTATAAACATAGCAGAGAATTTCCTGCTCAAGCGATGCAACAAGCTTTTCCCAATGACAAATTAACGGCAGAAGATATTGCACAAATTAAGCCTAAATCATATAATCCTATGGAGTTAAAGTAAGAGATGAGAAAATATATTACGATTGTAATAGGGATAATCTGTACTTTCTCTTCAAGAGGGTATGCAGAGAAAACGAAAGGTTTAGAGGGGGTCGTGGTAGATGCTAAGAGTTTAAAGCCTATTCCCAATGTTATATGCAAGCTCTATGATGTATCGGGAAAAATGTTGGGATATTTTCTTACGGATACCAAAGGGAGCTATCATATCAAAGCGTATCCTATTGCAAAGCGTGTTACATATGCACATATGGGGTATAAAATCCATTCCATTCCTTATATAGAGGCGATGCAAGAACACCGAATTAAGTTATATACGAAAGTACAGAAAATTGCTCAAGTCACTGTTCATGTACCTCCAATAAAAGGAACAAAAGATACGATTCGATATAATATAGGGTCATTTGTAGAGAAGAAAGATCGAACAATTGGGGATGTATTGAAGAAACTTCCAGGTATTGAGGTAAGTAAGAATGGTACGGTAAAGTATCAAGGCGAAGCGATCAGTCGCTTTTATATTGAAGGGAAAGATCTTTTGGGAGGTGCTTATAATCAAGCGACCAATAGTTTGCCTGTGGATGCTGTAGCACAGGTTCAGATTATGGAGCATCACCAGCATA
The Prolixibacteraceae bacterium DNA segment above includes these coding regions:
- the mfd gene encoding transcription-repair coupling factor, producing MEIKEITKSLYTHPKIELLRDKIEENRQTQVRCVGLKGSAAPIYLWSALKKYEGVVLIVANDQESAAYFYDDIMRFYSPDSLYFFPSAHRRHLDFERTESESLIQRTDVLNAIGDGGSCCIVTYPEALAEKVVEEKTLASITLSIHVGDKLDNAFVVETLESYGFERVDFVYEPGQYSVRGSIVDIFSYSNEDPYRIDFFGDEVESIRIFDIETQISKTQIKSISIVPNIQHTTKEVRKCSLFEFIGARCLLAIQDIAYVSEKITHFYDHSNSYLNRIESEVIIDDILIHGSHYEDILDSFPIIEYGTKHFLKNPTEVVFKMSNQPLLHKNFDLLAENLHHHKLEGYHNLILSSNEKQLKRIRAIFHDKGYSEDFEDVVGALSEGFVDHDLKLCVYTDHQIFERYHRFKLKSKKSSKLAITLKELQKLSPGDYVVHIDHGIGQFAGLVRTEENGKVQESLRLVFKGNDSLLVSIHALHRISKYKDKEGTEPRLNKLGTSAWQKMKNKTKSKVKDIAKDLIALYAERKKEQGFSFSEDNYLQQELEASFIYEDTPDQNKATLVVKEDMEKQIPMDRLVCGDVGFGKTEVAIRAAFKAVCDSKQVAVLVPTTILAFQHYKTFQQRLKELPCNVEYISRMRKPKEVKHVLKEMKEGKVDIVIGTHKLVGKDIEFKDLGLLIIDEEQKFGVAVKEKLKKLKVNVDTLTLTATPIPRTLQFSLMGARDLSVINTPPPNRYPIQTEVHGFNEEIIKESIEYELERGGQVFFINNRVQNILEVEAMIQRVCPGVKTLVGHGQMDGATLEKVMLSFIAGDYDVLIATTIIESGLDIPNANTIIINHAHQFGLSELHQLRGRVGRSNKKAFCYLLAPPLSSLPSESRRRLEAIEEFSELGSGFNIAMQDLDIRGAGNMLGGEQSGFIADIGFETYQRILNEAIQELKTQEFKEIFEDEKENDQAARKAFMNVSYVQDCQIETDMELLFPSDYVENTAERMILYNELDNLEDGEALTEFIKNTEDRFGKMPQEAIELTKIVQMRWIAERTGIEKIRLKKKRMIIDFVSDPQSSFYSSEQFSHVLSWLQHNPGKAGMKQEKDCIRLTFIKIFDVNDALEALNLLSGNS
- a CDS encoding zinc-dependent metalloprotease, with protein sequence MKNFTFLVFLIAISLVTTAQPKKKSHCSNSDQYRAFMEHLAKDPGLSKKVEQSMFDGKKTLKLDLDADRKYVIPIVFHVIHDYGVENISDEKIMEALSIINKDYAAINEDMNQIVDRFNGSVGIPNIEFRLAKVDPLGNYTTGITRDVSPLTINGSWDHPEVKRINSWPHEKYLNIWIVRSSDGGNGSAWAYLPYQTDNEQYADLDGIIISSWAFGATTEGYHRILTHEIGHFLNLYHTWSPWLSCGETSACNEDDEVADTPNCTGYYGGCELDHHSCGSLDMIQNYMDYAKCPIAFTKGQVERMHHALHSKVSHRNNLWSKENIQNVLYPKHALVDLEGQNFNESSTNTGSFSTTITAKIIGDEFTSDPWNSSNITFKNLPQGLVPETKKIDENHFEISLSGKAIKHSSEDNITIEVEIKREALISNTTEKCGFGIPIVFRDPYRMIHNKLSISVDENNPWEYFTLKNTSNSYGLWYEKGKLRLETYKKNILCESQSENITPLNLGVLINEVSETWNEGGNYPNEHNFITSQYRSWEGKTAFLGFFVTNEMNENLYGWMKVSINNAGTQAELIEYALNTDPTKGIRAGQIDSQLPVYSQDTNTFEEDRDLNNGTVSTKASITFLSKYDIGSDRVLQPTTDYEISDVPTGLTSKIEVIDGNIWIQWMGTAIKHEKKDNRDITIQLKSNTFVGEESYTEEIVYHMNFIDPYRIITGELTDILVDSSNKWKWFNLFEEGPAYGNWMYKQSHIKLETYNKACITEQDSRNIQRLNRGEVVSEDRNWQKPGEYPDQLDIYHASYTKWGNTEGYIGIKFYLKDQLHYGWLKGKMEGYGERFHLVAYGYNEKPNAPIYAGEGETTLPLEVDIVADNYHIEEGNSVQFSLNSNQVVNSCNWTFEGGSPYTYSGTTPPRVTYNHKGVFNVTADIISGDQNSTVSKNDMVTVTKKVVNDYCIPKVEPKYLGLKIINVSVNNQTFDVNREGYIMSSNDFYFNRNETNIVYVDITPKWEGTYVKVWIDWNGDNKFTDEELACYMQGTTSAYGGAINIPTDAVPQTHMRCMLYYGNKDKKACDPITYQGMVVDYTVVIDNDKISTNIDQNNSEKDVIYPNPTKESFTVHLKGSSTITICNIEGITMKQVRLSKGLRQVSVRDLTPGVYFVKIKSGNTITKHRIIIQ
- a CDS encoding isochorismatase family protein; the protein is MKITKDNSVALIIDLQEKLIPVMQKAKDTIKNNKIVISGLEALEIPTIFSQQYPQGLGTTVQEIVEKTSAFQSFDKTDFSCFKHDMFQSFLNANEAKNVIITGIESHICVLQTAIDLKDAGYNPIVVVDAIDSRKKINKKMAIKRFEMEGIMLTTVESILFELTESAKAPAFKTISKLIK
- a CDS encoding SIS domain-containing protein, translated to MKNIISDLLQREAQAVLNIPQDNDFEKAILIIEERVQKLGGKLVTSGMGKAGQIALNISTTFCSTGTPSIFLHPSEAQHGDLGVIQPNDVLLLISNSGRTSEIVALVHLAENLYPGLPLIVITSKSDSDLAEVADIVLLTGNPKELCPLGLTPSTSTTTMTVIGDILVNLMMKKINFTNEQYAKRHHGGYLGEKSKRQSKKQ